TGAAACCAGAATTTAATCTATAAAAATAGTACTATCAACTGCAGTGGCCAGATTTGAAGTGTTGATTATTTGCTTTGAAAAACAAGTTCATGCAAGCCAAGATTTTCTGTAATATTGCGAGGATAGTAGCTCACAAAGAGCAAGCAAGTCTCTTTATCAGGGCTGGGCCAAGTCTCTGCTCATAATTTCTCTGGCTAAGTCAAGAATGGGAAGAGGAGAGAGCACTTCAGATTTCTCAAAATTGTAGGAGTAGGGATTGCTGCAGTAAAACAAAGAAGCATTTAGAATCTGCAAAGTACTTTTACTTAAAGAGTAAGGAAAAGAGGTTTTAGCTACGCAAAGCCtttctctccagcagctgctaTTTACCAGAATCTGAGAGTTGGGTCTCCAGTAAGCTGGGGCAATCTGATCTGTCAACCAGGAGGTCACAGCTTTTGTGGGTCCCAGGCTAAGTTCAGATACTGATTGAGCCATGAAATTCATGCCATCCAACAAACGCTGGGCTGCATTGTTGTTGTCTTTCAGAAATCCATCAGTCTGGAATGAAACAGATATTAATTTGACAATAAAAACagggaaactttttttttttttttttagattcaGATGGCTCTGCAACCCATTACTCCTGATAAACTGGAGGGCAAGCAGGAGTAAAAGATTTACCAGCCCTGCTTTGAAAGACAGAAGTAGGCTGGCAACTTAGCCATTTCAAGATAGTCAAAAGATGCCTGAAAGCCCTTGCAAAGTCTCTTTTGAACAGCAGGGATCAGCTTAATGAAAGGCAATCTATTTTCTCCATCAATATCCAGAAGAACCAAATTAGCATGTGCATGGCTGCATACATACACAAAGACTATCCAGCAACCAGACTTACCCCTGGCCAGACATGCTCAATTTCTGTCCTCACTACAGTGTTCACAGGGTCTTGGTTGCCAAACCAGTACTGCCGGCTGCGATACACCACCCCACAGTTGGGGCACTCGATCACGTACCTGCACAGGAGGAGGACAGGTCACCTCTCTGGCAAGTCCCATGCACCAGGCAGCACAGAGaccacagagagcagagagatCCCAGCTGCAGTACTCACCCTGACCAGGCATACTTGGCAAGGCCCAGCCAAGGGGAATCCGTGGAAGCAGAGGTTTTTGGCACCACGCTGACCTCCATCCCTCGTTCATAACAGGCCTACAACATAAAGGCTCAATTAAAACTACATTATTGCGAATCCAAATCTACACCTGGCTGCTGTAAAGCACATAATTAGCGTACAGAGATCCACAGCAAAGGAGCACTCATCAGAactcatttaaaaacaaagcaaaaccaaacccactATCAATAATCACATCAGGGAAGTATTTCTATATCAATAAAAACCATGATGGTAGCCAAAAATTTTCCTGTCTCCTGCACAGATCCTTCAGAAAAATTGGCTAATACCAAGCACTGAGCATAAGCAAATAAGCGTAACTATGTCAAATATATAAAAGGTCAACATCACCCAGGTTAAGAGCAGCCAACTTCAAAATTTAGCTAGAAAAtgacacacagcacacagaggaGATGAACTGTCCAAGCAAACATACAAGTCAAATAAGCATCAATTTTTCTTGTCAACGCTATGAGCACCTctgacattaaaaataaaaaaaaaaggaagaaaacaggcACATGCAGGCACATGCCTGTGATATTCCTCATTTACTTGGTCatcctttcctttttcattctTCAGACCTTGTCCTTGTATCTCACCTTGCAAGTGTAGACTCTGTTATCATACTGGTGAGAATATCTGCATCGACTTTTGGATTCATGAGGGACTCCTTCCTTTGCATGGTTCATGCTCCTCTTACAGCCACACCTGAGTATGCAAGAGCAACCCATGAGTTGTTGCTCTTAGACACAGGACAGATGTCACCaagatttcatttttactgCTATCTTACATTTTTATAGATGTTGTGCCCTCAAACCATCTTCACAACTATACATACAGCAATTACATAATTTATTATTGAAAGGCAGGCTCTTCAAAAGGAGGTGTAGCAACTGTTTCCCATACAAAGCAGCACCACACAACAATTCACTGCAGAAAATGCTCAGCATCAGAAAAGAAGCATAACCTGCCACAATATCGTGTTGCTATACAGCTCCCAGACTCAGAGCACTGACTGCCATCTACTGCCCTTTAGGCTCAATCTTGGGGCTCTTTCCAGAGAGCTACAAACCAAGATCTAATCAAATATGGAGCACCACTTAGACCTGTCACTGAATGCAGCCCCACTCCATGATGTATGCTTTAGGATTGTTCATACTGTTTAGGcaataaaaacaggaaaaaaaacatcatAAGAAATTTCAGGGGATTTATTTAGACACTCCTTTCTTCCTGCCCTGCTTGCATTTAGGAAAAGAtatgggcagcacaggtttgtagTCATGCACAAAAACACAGTAGGCAAAAACCATGCATCCAGCTGGGATGTAGCAATAGTGGCTGTCCAGTTCACATAAAAGTTGAATTTCAAGCTGATTTTGCCTGGAAGTATTAGCTGAGGATAGATGATGTCAGGTGTCAAGATGTCACAGAAACTTTATATTCTGTGGCTGCAGGTGGGGGCAGCACTATCCTCTAGGAGGATGGAGAAGCATTTCTCATCTACTTACCCACAGCTGAGGCACACAGAGGAGCATGTGAAATATTCATCTGGAAAGAAAGAGCTGTGAGCCATCTGGTCATCAGGGATCTCCCCACTGAAGCGGTCACTTAGAGCCTGTCAAACAAAAAAGAATGAACTGGAAAGGGATTAAGGGCAATGAAgacattttgcaaaaaaaaagcatggaTTCCTCTACTGGAGGGGGAGGCAAAGAGAGTACACTGCTAACAAATTTGTCTTACTagcctggaaaacaaaacagggaTTGCAAACGAACCAAGAAGGCAATCTTGCACTTGTATGGAAGTGACTTGAATACTTGTAAGATACTCTTTTTCTCtactctcctctcctcctgtccctaGTTTGAATTTTGTAGTAGAAATGGGTGGTAGAAAATAGCATCCACATCTGTGTATCAAATCCATGCTCAAAATAGCAGGGTTCTTGCTAAATGGGCATTGCATTCGGGAAACCTCTGAAAAGAAACTCATAGGATCATTTCTCATAGTTCATGAGAACACTTTTTTTGCCTCTTGGCTCAGAAAGTGCTGCCCTGAGCTTTCCTCTGGCCACTTGAACAACTGCTCTTCTCTGGTGAAATGGCAAAACTGAGACAAAGAGATTTGTACCCTTTCCTAGGAACATCCATTCTCAGATTAAATCAGTCCTTAGTCTTGGCACACTTACCTTTTCAGTTCTTTTAGCTGTtatgtttaggaaaaaaaaagcactggaACAAAGCAAATGGTTACAGTTTTTCTTGATGGAGATCTCTGAAGGCATGAGATCTAGCTGAAACTCTTCCTACAGCTGAGGTTTATATAGTGGCTGCCTGCCTTTctcttcctccccctcccctcacAGGGCTGGGGTAGGTGGAGTGGGTGCATCTTTGCTGTCTAACAAGGGTTGACTGCATTTACACGTAGACTTGTGTGTACCTCTCTCACCACAGCTTCCCTCAGGTAAGTtctttatttaaacattttatttcacacAATTCCAAGGAAATTTGCTTTACATTCTCTTTTAAGCGTGACTGATACTGATACTTTTGAATGAACTCAAAAGTTAGAGAAGTGGACAGAAATCTCCAGCAAGTCTTGTGTCCTCAGCAAGTGAAGCAAAAGAAGTTAATTTGTCGTCAGTAGCGATTTGAACACTTTACTGGTCATTAATTTAAGTACACCAGCAGCTATATGTGAAACCAGGCTACTTGATTATTGCAATAACGCCCTAGAAGTTAAACTAAAATTAATGATTCCAACTGTTTTTCCCCTTGCTGTCTGCTCCCAAATGCAAAGAGCTGAGTACATGCCACCCTGACACTTCCCTCTGTGCTTCAGCTACCACTAACGCAGAGCAGCCAGAATTATCTGTTCCAACAGCTGTGACTAACACCTGAAAAGACTGCTAACACTACCTCCTTCTGCAGATATGCCCCAGTTCTGCCTGCCCCTCCCCAATGACAGCTATGCTCTTCAGGCCAAAGAAAATACAATGTTAATCAGGCAGTGGTATGTGGAAACTTGTAGGAAAGACTGCAAATTTAAAGACCCAAAAATCGCTGTGACATCTTAGCAAAGGGAAGCATCTAAGAAAATCACTTGCTCTAAAGTAATACATAATTTGGCTTGATCCCATCCTGTTCCCTAGCTACCAGcacttcttcctccttctttttgCCTCTTAGCCCTTGGGTTATACTAGTTAGTGCTAGGTTTTGCCAACTATTAACTCTCTCCAAGTCTCATGCATTTCCTCCTTTTATGCTGAGGCCAACTTTAggaattttatgaaaaaaaaaaaccttctaagGTCTCTCTTTGTCAATCACTGTCATTAGGTGCTTGTCACTCACAGCatcagttatttttttcttcccagctccGATTTATGATCTTGCTCAGTTTGGCTCTTTAATTTTTCTCCCATGGTCTTTACTGAAGTGTTTgttttgaagtaaaaaaaaactaCTCAGCCTCCCTGGCTGTTAGACAAAATTATCATTCTCATGGAAGACTTGCATGCAAGTCTGCATCACTGTTTCAGGTGCTCTGCCTTTATGAACCACAGATGAGTTAATAGCAACAGTGGTACAAATAAACACTGTGACAAACTCTTCTTCACTTACTTTTAGTGCTTTGTAGATAACCCCGGGCTGTCTGGGTGACCGAGTAGTGTtgttctccagctgctgctccacagctcGCCTAAGCCCAGAGAAATCTGTTGGAGGATTGTATGTCCTTGTTCCCTTGTAGTGAATTGAGCTGAAAGCCTCAGGAAAACAGCTTAGCTTCCGAAACCGATCCTGAATAAGCTTCTCAGGAACCTCAGAAGGATGATCTATATGTGAGAGTATCAGCAAGTTCATTTGGAACTGTTTAAAACAATACTTTAATTGCATAGTATTTTCATATGCAATATAGACCTAGTTTTCTTAATTAAATCTTCTAATACATCTGGAATGCAGTTatcattatattttaaaacaaggaaaatttTCCAAAAGCAGTCTCTGTTTTGTGATACACAGATTTAAAGCTGTCTTTTCTAAGACCAAGTTTCTCAGGTAAAGCCAGACACATCTAGGTTTTGAAACACAGATATCCAGATTACAGAGCAAGTTAGGACACAATACAAGGAAACACAATGTCAGCACATTTTTTAGTTCTGTTCACCAGACCATAACTTGGTATAGCTATTCCTAGCACCTGATAAGTGGAGGACATGAACCTTACATGGGCTGCCTGATCTCCATGCCAACCCTGTAGCAAGGAAGACCAAGCCTTTATCAACAATTTGTACATGGCAAAGCACTTCAGAACTGGCCACATCAGGTCAGACTCCACAGAGCCAACCACATTCTCCTGCCTGCTTCCAAGTACCTGGTGTACATTTCAGAATAAGGCAGGCCCCATCTTCCCTGTCCTAAAACTACATAAACACACTTACTTCAATTATCCGTTGAGATTGATGGTTACAGCTTTCTGCATATCCATATATGCTAAGAGGTTTCTTTCCTATTCCTACTGTGATCAGAAGTgaccataatttttttttttttttgtgacctTGACTTTGCATACAGGTGCAAAGTGTCCTCATGGGTCACTAAAGGCTGAACTGATGAAATAGCAAATGTCAACAACTTCATGAAAGGCTGAATTGCTAATCAGCAAATTGGTATATAAGGAAAGGATCTGCCTTATAGGTAAGTTAAAAGTTACTAAGAAGTTACTCCAATCATAACCAGAAAGAATGTCAAGTTCTTCTACTAGTTTAAAACCTCACTGTTTAGAAAAGCCAAAATGAGAATGTGGGTCAGCCAGGACTGCTGAGGTATTTATTACACAAGAGACAGCTCCTAGATGTTCACAAACAGTGGGACTGAGCCTCAGCTGCTATTGCCTGTGGGATAAACTCATGTCcaagaagttcatggagaactgtctGCCATGGGatcccacactggagcaggggaaggactcctctccctgagcagcagcaggagcaatgTGTGATGAACTGGCCATAACTCCATTCCCTGTCTTCCTGCATGGATGGCaggggaggaggtagagctgggaaaggagggaaagctggttttaagatttattttacttctcattaccCTGCTCTGATTTGGTcagtaataaattcaattaatattcCCAAGTCAAGTCAGCTTTCCCCATGATGGTATTTGATGAGTTATATCTCCCAGACCTTATCTCAGCTGATGAacttttcattatattttctctctcctgtccaCTTGTGGAGGGGagtgatagagcagctttggtgggtgcctggcatccagccagggccaACTCACCACATCAGTTTTCACTGATGTATCACCCATACTCATGAATTTGTATGATGACCCCTCCTGTGGCTGGCAGAACTCATTACTATTCAGTGCTGATGTTCAGCAGGCTAAGAGGATTGTTCTAGCTGATTTGGAAGACGGAATGTTCCCAGACTGAAACCAGTGAGTGCAAAACCCAAATCACATTTTTACATTGTAGTAAAGAGTGCTGAATACGCAAGGCAACCTGATAGTTTACAGACAGCGTTTAGCACGTTGTAATTGGAATTGCCTACTCACCAGAGCCCAGTAGCTTGGTGTACACAGTCTCGTGAAAGATGATGACACCTGGACCCAAAGTTGACAGAGGAACATCTAGGCCACAGCGGGCTGTGGTTGCTTTTAGTTCCTTGGTGAAGTGTTTTAAATAAGCCTCCGAGGCATCACCAAGGAATTTGAAGAGGTCATTGTGGAGCCTGTCAGCACGAGTACGGTAGATGACAAGGTCAGAGATGGCCAGGACCTTCAGCAGCAGCCGTGTTCTCTGGCTCAGGTTCACAGTGGCCCCCAGGAGGCCCTCAGTATCAATGACCACCACTTTGCGGACAGGGTCATAGGCTGCCCAGACTCCAACTGTGCAAGACTCCTGGGCAGGAGACGTCTTGAAGACTTCCCGGCCATAGAAGAAAGTGTGATTAAGGGTGTGAGACTTGCCATCCCCTGTGTTCCCAAAGATGGACACTACCTTTAGGTGCTGGTCAGGACTGCAGTCCAGTTTCTTAATAAAGTCTTCCTCATTCCTTAccttccaaaacaaaaagagaaaatattgtaACTATGCAATTGGAGTAGACAGCACTGAAAACACAGCTGGTGTCAGGATTCATAAGATTAAAAAGAGTGATTAGGTCCTCTTCAGATTTCATCATAAGTTTCTGAAGCACCAAGTAGTACAAAGCAAAATGCTAGAATGCAGTTTTGTAAAATGTACACATTGATGGGATTTATGTTGTTCCATCATGTAGCTGTTTTGGAAGTCATGTCTCACTGTGATTATGTATGTAGTCAACTCTCTAGTAGCTCACCCCATTCTCTGAGACAGCCCTTTCAGACAAGGGAGCAACACTACTTCCAAGTCTGTCAGAACAGCTGCCTGGAGCATGGCAGACTTTCTCAGTAGCACTCGTCTCCTGGCAAGCCTGCAAGTTCAGGCGTGAAAGAGGGGATTGCTTTTACTACTTTAACTTGCCTCATCCACAGAGGTTGAGCACCTGTTTAGGTACAAAAATATCTGCCATGCACTTGTACTGCATCTATCCACAGCCAGGGGCTCTCAGACACAGACTGTCCTATTCCCACTACTCTCCAGCTGATCAATCCTTCAGCTGGAAAGTGAGAGCAGAGAAGAAGCAGCAAAGCTGTGCACTGGAGTCCAGTGCTCGAAGCAGGTCAAACTGGCTCTCACAGAAATGCCACAACTACCTCAATGATCCCTTTCATAATTTACTGTAATGtacattcattaaaaaataaaacaaaagaacacACAtatacaaaaccaaaaaagaagtGCAGGTGACTTCTCTTTGGCTTTACATAGTTTAAGTGTCAAGCATTGTGTTGTCTAGGCTAAAGAACAGGGCATTTTCTGTTCAGATACTGGAACAACAGGAGCAGATAAACAAGCAGTGAAATGGGCTAGGGCTCTGTACAAAGAGCCTCCCTGATCTTGTTGCAGAATAGATCCTTGGCTTTCACAGGTTTCATGCTTCATTCATTTGTTTAGCCTTTACTGTTTTGTCTTCCAACAGGTTTTATCCATATATTATATGACAGGGAAGAATATGACAAAAACACTTTTTGAGAAAGATTAAATTCACTTTCTTCATCTCAATTCCCTCTTCAAGAACTCCCCATCAACTGAAAAGAGCAGGGCTTCCATCCCCTCTCACCTGCCACTTAACTTCTGGAAGCTCTTAGCTATTTCCATCCTGCGAGTACAGTTGGAAGATCTCACAATCTATGAACCAGAGAGGCAATGAAATAATAAATGGTTTCTTTGAACAAGCTTACTCGTAAATCAGCAAATTAGTTTAAGGCTTAGCCAGCCCCATTTGCTTTCAACAAAACTAGCATCAGTGCCTAGActttgaaggaaaataaaaattagccagcataaaaaaccaaaaaatagcCAGTGTGCCAGATTATGGTTGGGAGCAGTGTTCACAAAGAAAACCTGTGGGTTTGCAGTAGCTTCTCACAGACTCAAACTATTCAAGGCAGCCTCACAGTGTagaagaaaacaggaaacaagAGACATCAAAATGCTCTCAAGAGAATCTTTCCTGGTGTCTGTGGGGGAACATCAAGATTCACTGAGATTACAGGTGCACAAGAAAGGGTTGGCTTCCGTGGTAGCTGTGATTATTAGCTTATCATCAGGAAGGTAGCTTAGATGATAGATGCAGTTTTCCTTAGTGTCTCTTAAGATGTCTCTGTGGAAGAAAGGAAGTTCTTGGTTCATGGAATAGCTCCTAAAAACATTCACATATTAGACAATATAAATATGTTATGTGTACATAAGCAAAAAGGAATATGATAATGTCTTCTTCAAAAAAGTTTTGGTTTTAACTCCCACCTTCCAAACTTCTCACCAAAAAGGTGAcaagatgtgtagatgtggtgcTGAGGGACAGTTTAGTGGTtaacttggcagtgctgagttaaTGGTTgcacttgatgatctcaaagcTCTTTTCCAACTTAAGTGAGTCTATGATTAGAGAACCAGCACACGACAGTATCTTCTGACACACAACCACTAAGTCAAGAAGAATGATATAAATTTAACACCTTTCTCAATGAAAGGAAATGTAAGCTACAAGATTTATAACAGCACATCCAAATGTATACCAGCATAAAATTACACACATCTGAGACAAATCAGTACAAGCAATCAatcaagtggaaaaaaaaaaagaattcaccTTAAAACATTACTTAACACTGGCAATACAAGTAATGCTGCTCAcagttcagaaaatattttaaaaagataatGCTTACAAGAATTTAAACACCTAAAATCAGAAGGAGAAATGGCAAAGCAAGCTAAAAGAAGATCTGCAAACCTTTTAAGCAGTCCCGAACTTCTAAAACAAAACGGAGCCAATATTAGGTAATTGATCTTAAGGACAGAGTATCATATCAATTACTAAACCTGGAAACAGAACAGACCTATCAGATCTGCCCAGCTCAACACAGACCAGTTCTTGAAAACACTGCTTCAAAATTAGAGATTTTGATCATAAGCAGGTGCTCAAGAAGAATCAAAGCTGAAAAAACAAATTTCCTAAAAGTTTGATGAAAATGGACAACAGAGTAGAAAAGAAAGACTCCAATAACATTACTGAGGAAAGAGCATGTCTCACGTCCACCCCCTGCCACCTCTAAGACACAGTAGTAAGCTGAGCAGTCATGCCCATACCTGCTAGCCAGTAAGCATGCTGGCTGGTCCATGACAGCACACATACTGCTTCTTActcaaaagacagaaaatgtggACAACACTGGATAATGGGAAGAAGACATACCAGAAATAAGACTTCATTAATTCTACTGGTCAAAGAGTTACTTTTTACTAAGTAAATGTTTTACAGTAGCCTGAGAAAGTTTCTGTGAAGGGCTGTGTCAACAGATTAGTTTATAGAATCTTGTATATCATACCAGTAGTTCCAATCTGGTATTCAAGAGTAAGTTATTAATCACTTATCACTTATTAATCACTGATCCAGCAAACACTTAAATACATTAATCATGACTGTCCTCAGTGATCTCCTAGCCTTCAGCCAAGCTGACAGTGGACATCAGTATTTTCAGGTCTGGAGTCCTACAGAGCCTCAAGCCCAAACTGAAGGACCTGACACCAGATGCAGGGAGGACAAAATAAAGCAGGGGACAGACATGTTACAGGGATCTAAGGTTAGATTCTCACACTTTGATTTTATTCCCCATGTGGGTGCAGGTCTGGCTCAAGCAGATGGAAGCATTTGTATTAGAGGTGTTTCCTAACCTGaagggttttttcctgtttatttgtCTTCACTGCAGTACCACCTATGGGTTCTGTTGAGAACTGTTATCAGCCACAGTACATACCCGTGGACAATCC
This window of the Anomalospiza imberbis isolate Cuckoo-Finch-1a 21T00152 chromosome 6, ASM3175350v1, whole genome shotgun sequence genome carries:
- the ZFYVE1 gene encoding zinc finger FYVE domain-containing protein 1 isoform X2 encodes the protein MAHSSFFPDEYFTCSSVCLSCGCGCKRSMNHAKEGVPHESKSRCRYSHQYDNRVYTCKACYERGMEVSVVPKTSASTDSPWLGLAKYAWSGYVIECPNCGVVYRSRQYWFGNQDPVNTVVRTEIEHVWPGTDGFLKDNNNAAQRLLDGMNFMAQSVSELSLGPTKAVTSWLTDQIAPAYWRPNSQILSCKKCNTPFKDNDTKHHCRACGEGFCDGCSSKTRPVPERGWGPAPVRVCDNCYDNRGIQLDVAELPSDEEGGTLIARKVGEAVQNTLGAVVTAMDIPLGLVKDAARPAYWVPDHEILHCHNCRKEFSIKLSKHHCRACGQGFCDECSHDRRAVPSRGWDHPVRVCFNCNKKPGDL
- the ZFYVE1 gene encoding zinc finger FYVE domain-containing protein 1 isoform X1, which gives rise to MSAHTQTVEKGQNTTLLCQESYVCSGTDEAIFECDECRSLQCQRCEEELHQPERLRNHERTRIRPGHVPYCDSCKGANGNIMHASVTGSRQIAAVRCQVCKINLCVECQKRTHAGGNRRKHPVTVYHAGKAQEQEEEEGMDEETKRRKMTEKVVSFLLVDETEEIQVRNEEDFIKKLDCSPDQHLKVVSIFGNTGDGKSHTLNHTFFYGREVFKTSPAQESCTVGVWAAYDPVRKVVVIDTEGLLGATVNLSQRTRLLLKVLAISDLVIYRTRADRLHNDLFKFLGDASEAYLKHFTKELKATTARCGLDVPLSTLGPGVIIFHETVYTKLLGSDHPSEVPEKLIQDRFRKLSCFPEAFSSIHYKGTRTYNPPTDFSGLRRAVEQQLENNTTRSPRQPGVIYKALKALSDRFSGEIPDDQMAHSSFFPDEYFTCSSVCLSCGCGCKRSMNHAKEGVPHESKSRCRYSHQYDNRVYTCKACYERGMEVSVVPKTSASTDSPWLGLAKYAWSGYVIECPNCGVVYRSRQYWFGNQDPVNTVVRTEIEHVWPGTDGFLKDNNNAAQRLLDGMNFMAQSVSELSLGPTKAVTSWLTDQIAPAYWRPNSQILSCKKCNTPFKDNDTKHHCRACGEGFCDGCSSKTRPVPERGWGPAPVRVCDNCYDNRGIQLDVAELPSDEEGGTLIARKVGEAVQNTLGAVVTAMDIPLGLVKDAARPAYWVPDHEILHCHNCRKEFSIKLSKHHCRACGQGFCDECSHDRRAVPSRGWDHPVRVCFNCNKKPGDL